The Daphnia pulex isolate KAP4 chromosome 3, ASM2113471v1 genome includes a region encoding these proteins:
- the LOC124190360 gene encoding serine/threonine-protein kinase SMG1-like, with product MMDRVLDEETENGNPQEDGKKMYEQEEYSGTDSDEDEVQYGARRRKPDKGPFRGNKLYGDKTQGRGKVLIFSPSPNHENGRGRGRDYVRSRGRGSRASASEDHEDGSNYSRKTNFRGKAYDKMNDSNENFSSEDGRIGRQLRLLSRETDEEVIIKICQQLQEAFLLQDNLRYIRYNLIPIGNSIIETYKLINSTQARQTVSLAISRLGFVSDHDFNSFAKWILSAYQKEANEKVCCSIMEALTEMLKLNEKNPRLKNVDTLLLPGLQSALESADTPDLFESTLNPVLLIAVKNPTSFLPYFRDTVDILVGWFVDPAQPVKVIRSATRALQILRPFWKEDLTFSKTLLSQFLEDLDAYAAETNALLVTPAPPGEDILAVSLRKIASLLSVFVVVGAQVCLLPETSIFSPGFLNIALSKVSLCAGELLLRVGEMDETDVEGSALGDVIQFANGCLSLLVRWLGNRVTPEAMKPCFDLLERQVKSATKYEYPLLISMLQLMTCLAEQQIVASHLPLETIQHWMEVSSWVICSARSREILTHVAKLLRAIVKVKNVSLLIEVYRRLASDLDNCFTILREKGNGKVHVCSETEENALLLLSPLADLGRSSSLVGMWALEPSLLELLVGKLQPADRIQSLYHNHPALCLGILRVLHCHAKSHSHFVANSCLLVNAASGSKNLHGCISPTSGNLSLILNLLTDLCLEFSRISTCEASKILLLQWSGQLLDTCKPCTSQLNQSELFQRFLSSVVGFCESTSAHHPFAVELLLSSLLDLPEITLKTKLAAQVAMICIRQLRNDSQSSNFLHLLGRFPPQIVLDATCRIKKDLLTGMSIATWVQNETTITNRSSQQFFDFIFKGVPVASFESIYSFYIGGCKSNSAQPANCDLPLWLAVQSALLCVNSKLRTPLGKAQDTFLAIEDAIKSAAGRPSGQESVTEQNLAQLNRVRLLLSFYEMLEKFMYNAFDGCSIALPLAPKAIRVFFRTNQTTCQEWVNRMGCAALTASVRVGRHASAARFGLNLLAHWTHTRRAVDSADLENVLQQVVQSLIKLGASQQIRGLKSWMTAPKQADFFHLINVDFLEAAALQADSKYEKAIEFYSTTEGQPTSFICSQVIDSYLALSDWEGFINWKSQAVEWINNVPQSKKQIADLMEAFDRNAHLQWPEKSSPALEVQWSVENLMSEAKSGLSMAADRIRASRSVYLAPACSWKILETLVGSSLELSNFAIEESVASLLPLAHALSHKNDSAYLWMQHTHSVLKGASCTGLKYCSSKTGVEWSRWLHWYSSLDRQAADITTACAEMDLSIVPQARLEGNLRLAERQLLRTMNSSQVLVQSHDMATQLMNEALKMNLTCISSTRLAILRQFEGAKLLHQKGETDAAISVLTQCSLALSRSLQGSQSAADAILPHMAESYTLLAKWLQQSLEDASPLKNIATLKELANAGAVDQDHAALVSKLMERASQFCPSSSEAWLAWGQYQYSGAQQQTHIKSLLTGVLSAEDIARLNESFDELSGDVEKVLTSDSILSKKPTVLKRLVSEVQSRQVSAVESYSGSLKAFFQYLNLRGSSSDQSHHRDTVDVTLRILCILSRHLDRKLDSTIDDEFIQTLSDATERTPSGAWRSITPQLFSLMQHGRPWLRTLVCNLLGRLASEWPQLLVFPVAVGAAGLAWSWSTDPINLNESGDEPDEANVEEAKTELCSASELQTVYQGVMDEMKMQVPEMVQDVRLLLTELRRLVLLWDELWVAVLQQMHPQVEQLLHKLQSQAQKLNKKTGLNDADKKELLQKHFIVLFKPVLLVLEAVAKITNLSPQTPHENWFTQRYSKTINDGIESFKEGCNSERTVAELWLPFKNMLQQLQHINYRRSVLKLDDVSPALKLMKDTKIPMPGVNDSKQVPTLFIKYVENVIIVLPTKTKPKKFVFVGTNGKRYAYLFKGMEDLHLDQRIMQVLSLTNVLLSDSKNRYRARHYGVIPLGPRSGLIQWVEGVTPLFALYKRWLQRQAANIVQGKGEKDNTATSVPRPSELFFNKLTPLLEAEGLSADPRQRNQWPIEILRRVQAELMEETPKDLVARELWAGSLNAEQWWSSTLRFGQSCAVTSVIGYTIGLGDRHLDNVLVDLRCGEVVHIDYNVCFEKGRQLRVPENVPFRMTANIQHALGVAGTGLEGTFRLSCIDVMKMMRENRELFKILLEHFVYDPLIDWRTPLPSTSHESTLIPLYVVNPALAAQCSIQKRIAETDSTFKLFELRMSELGPDWSLNHDEMVSILSSLKESSSAWGDIHQQIERLQEEVQDLHQDRLVLFDVRSDKNHVMRQPQQLSTILLPLRTAWEGEKSVRAALRTLVEDNSKWTQLYLMAFSSLTSGQLKRWADEINCPSLSTDNHETGFPLAVEFLNTSGQTALAHQGQLLDQQVRLFRENQQAAASVVINLLGTYSSLAVQYPANKLEIHRNQLFSTWANDLEENLSTETCQRLVASFQDHFNIDSPVLSAKQQRIVDFNFSLRRLLNEASMRLHQASLQLKEDNGLSSSNELMMKSQELMNQHRILHGQQPVNSAVLESLYHVYQEIEPAQSAGSFDTVMVACSQAHYVSELMTTNDPVDDPISNDVAALNLLNQLHQDMQEFIFNGSTIVLPELIRLFECTDTSVLQLHEELEALCIDINLTKMEMTRLRFQDLLGEGGCVEEEIRLTQGQMLLLCLNGLFEKVENGLIKLANHLQNMPPVKNNVELLEDAQHRMESELFDNLEDTLMGQRLMLMMSLFQSCSDWSEGFQTGQISRELQQDSFVDKFQRMASTWMVQFLSGATSFCVVRLCIHLADESTSTENGPSTSIEDLIAIKRSSMKSQDLNEELLDEASELVHSIGEQWRKSELVKLAHQRQEIDQSLAQLLQQQLSAHSWLHDTNAGINSTCGLFIHNLKQSLSVLLSQSPQLTEFHQQVTQLATQVEQRLKWAVGANSSLLKVLNEFTELHNKCLQRLQSLSSLATALASVSSAILHYESFRTRTPEALTVDSTFVQLLSQCQDVCLLKDCGTNGRLTDAEVRLAQRINVGEQGATEDWINQTEKYITDKILASKDRMNELVSKQSTRVEELHELNAIMRNQLAVHHQLISDVRSVLKIMAKCETEDGSVSQYLEKYRQFSECCSSVSRHLAAKDYDSKKMGEIQSEIGSLQDMTSDIYNGLRQLCGVLTKTEQPIRKSNEVNAIAASIWHRVRLKLEGRDPDPNKQLTVEEQVDAIIEEATNVDNLALLYEGWTPWV from the exons TTTCTGTTACAAGATAACCTCCGCTATATTCGCTACAACCTCATCCCTATCGGCAACAGCATAATTGAAACTTACAAGCTGATAAACAGTACTCAAGCTCGACAGACCGTATCATTGGCTATCTCTCGTTTGGGATTTGTTTCGGATCACGACTTTAATAG TTTTGCCAAATGGATTTTGTCTGCATATCAGAAAGAGGCAAACGAGAAAGTTTGCTGTTCCATTATGGAAGCTTTAACTGAG ATGctgaaattgaatgaaaaaaaccctcgtttgaaaaatgttgacacg CTGTTGCTTCCTGGACTTCAGTCGGCATTGGAGTCAGCAGATACTCCCGACTTGTTTGAGTCAACACTTAACCCGGTGCTGTTGATCGCTGTGAAGAATCCTACATCATTTCTTCCTTATTTCAGG GACACAGTAGATATTTTAGTTGGTTGGTTTGTTGATCCTGCCCAACCAGTGAAGGTGATTCGGTCGGCCACCAGGGCACTTCAGATATTGCGTCCTTTTTGGAAAGAAGACCTAACTTTCTCGAAAACTCTCCTATCTCAATTTCTTGAAGATTTGGATGCTTATGCGGCG gaaacCAATGCTCTGCTTGTAACCCCCGCTCCTCCCGGTGAAGATATTTTGGCTGTATCGTTGCGAAAAATCGCCTCTCTTTTAAG TGTGTTTGTGGTTGTTGGAGCCCAAGTCTGCCTCCTGCCGgaaacttcaattttttcaccTGGCTTTCTTAACATTGCATTATCGAAAGTAAGCCTATGCGCAGGAGAGCTTCTACTGCGGGTTGGAGAAATGGATGAAACGGATGTTGAAGGCAGCGCCTTGGGGGATGTTATCCAGTTTG cAAATGGATGTCTCTCACTCTTGGTAAGATGGTTGGGCAACCGAGTCACTCCAGAAGCTATGAAGCCATGTTTCGATCTTCTGGAACGCCAAGTCAAGTCAGCAACTAAATACGAGTATCCTCTGTTAATCAGCATGCTGCAGTTGATGACTTGCTTGGCCGAGCAACAAATAGTAGCTTCACATCTGCCTCTCGAAACCATCCAGCACTGGATGGAGGTATCCAGTTGGGTGATCTGTTCTGCACGCAGCCGCGAAATTCTTACTCATGTAGCCAAACTCTTGCGTGCAATCGTGAAAGTGAAGAATGTCTCGTTGTTAATTGAAGTCTACAG GCGATTGGCATCGGATTTGGacaattgttttacaattttgaGAGAAAAGGGCAACGGCAAAGTTCACGTTTGCAGTGAAACTGAAGAAAATGCATTACTACTTCTCTCTCCGTTAGCTGATCTCG GTCGAAGTAGTAGTCTTGTGGGAATGTGGGCACTAGAACCTAGCTTGTTAGAGCTATTGGTCGGTAAGCTTCAACCGGCCGATCGAATTCAATCTCTTTACCATAATCACCCGGCCTTATGTTtg GGAATCCTGAGAGTGCTGCACTGCCATGCCAAGAGCCATAGTCATTTCGTAGCCAACAGTTGTTTATTGGTGAATGCCGCTTCTGGCAGCAAAAACCTGCACGGCTGCATATCTCCAACGAGCGGAAATCTTTCgctcattttgaatttattgacGGATCTGTGTTTGGAGTTTAGTCGCATTTCTACTTGCGAAGCCAGCAAGATCCTCCTTCTGCAATGGTCTGGACAGTTGCTGGATACTTGCAAACCTTGTACATCTCAGCTAAATCAATCGGAACTGTTTCAACGTTTTCTTTCATCCGTTGTTGGATTTTGCGAATCAACATCCGCTCATCATCCATTTGCCGTGGAATTGTTGCTGTCCTCTTTATTGGATTTACCGGAGATCACTCTTAAG ACGAAATTGGCTGCCCAAGTAGCCATGATATGCATACGTCAATTGCGCAACGATTCACAATCCAGCAATTTTCTCCACTTGCTTGGACGATTTCCACCACAAATCGTTCTAGATGCCACATGTCGAATCAAAAAGGATTTGTTGACTGGTATGTCAATTGCGACTTGGGTTCAAAACGAAACCACGATTACTAACCGCAGTAGCCAGCAATTTTTCGACTTTATCTTCAAAG GTGTCCCAGTTGCTTCGTTCGAATCCATTTACAGCTTCTATATAGGTGGTTGCAAAAGTAATAGTGCTCAACCAGCAAATTGCGATCTTCCATTGTGGCTCGCTGTTCAGTCTGCATTACTTTGCGTCAACAGCAAATTACGAACTCCCCTTGGGAAGGCGCAAGACACATTTCTTGCCATTGAAG ATGCCATCAAGTCTGCAGCGGGGCGCCCTTCTGGCCAGGAAAGCGTAACAGAGCAGAATCTAGCCCAGTTAAACCGCGTTCGACTCCTCTTATCGTTTTATGAAATGCTGGAAAAGTTCATGTACAACGCATTTGATGGTTGCAGTATTGCTCTACCGCTAGCACCGAAG GCTATTCGGGTCTTCTTCCGCACCAATCAAACTACCTGCCAAGAGTGGGTAAACCGTATGGGTTGCGCTGCTTTGACTGCATCCGTTCGTGTAGGTCGGCACGCCAGCGCCGCCAGATTTGGCCTTAATTTGCTTGCTCATTGGACTCATACTCGTCGAGCAGTTG ACTCTGCTGATCTAGAAAACGTGCTTCAACAAGTTGTACAAAGTCTGATCAAGTTAGGGGCGTCACAACAAATCCGAGGACTAAAATCTTGGATGACTGCTCCTAAGCAAGCAGATTTTTTTCACCTGATAAACGTAGACTTCCTCGAAGCAGCTGCTCTTCAAGCTGACTCAAA gTATGAAAAggcaattgaattttattcaacCACCGAAGGCCAGCCGACTTCATTTATTTGCAGCcag gtTATCGATTCATACCTTGCGTTGTCAGATTGGGAGGGTTTTATTAATTGGAAGAGCCAAGCTGTTGAATGGATAAACAACGTACCCCAATCGAAAAAGCAAATTGCTGATTTAATGGAAGCGTTTGATCGTAATGCCCATTTACAATGGCCAGAAAAGTCCTCACCAGCACTAGAGGTCCAATGGTCGGTGGAAAATTTGATGAGTGAAGCCAAGAGCGGGCTGTCCATGGCAGCTGATCGAATTCGAGCTTCACGCTCCGTGTACCTAGCTCCTGCCTGTTCCTGGAAGATCCTGGAGACTTTGGTTGGCTCCAGTTTGGAGCTGTCTAATTTCGCTATCGAAGAGAGTGTGGCAAGTTTGTTACCACTAGCTCATGCTCTATCGCACAAGAATGATTCCGCATACCTATGGATGCAACACACTCACTCGGTCCTCAAAGGTGCTAGCTGTACCGGATTGAAGTACTGTTCCAGCAAGACCGGCGTTGAATGGTCACGTTGGCTTCATTGGTATTCCTCATTGGACAGACAGGCCGCCGATATCACTACTGCTTGTGCCGAGATGGACCTTTCCATCGTCCCGCAAGCTCGTCTTGAAGGAAACTTGCGTCTAGCCGAGCGTCAACTACTGCGGACCATGAACAGCTCCCAAGTTTTGGTTCAGTCTCATGATATGGCCACTCAACTAATGAACGAAGCTCTCAAAATGAATCTAACTTGTATTAGCAGCACAAGACTGGCTATACTAAGGCAATTCGAAGGAGCAAAACTACTTCATCA gaAAGGCGAGACGGATGCCGCCATCAGCGTCCTTACGCAGTGTTCTCTAGCTTTGTCTCGTTCACTGCAGGGTTCTCAAAGTGCTGCAGATGCTATTTTGCCTCATATGGCAGAATCTTATACATTGCTGGCTAAATGGCTTCAACAGAGTTTGGAGGATGCATCACCATTGAAAAACATTGCAACTCTGAAAGAGTTGGCCAACGCCGGAGCAGTCGATCAAGACCACGCTGCATTAGTCAGTAAATTAATGGAGCGAGCTTCACAGTTCTGTCCTTCTTCATCTGAAGCTTGGCTAGCGTGGGGTCAATATCAGTATTCAGGAGCTCAACAACAGACGCACATCAAGTCACTGCTAACAGGCGTTTTATCGGCAGAAGATATTGCTCGTTTAAACGAAAGCTTTGATGAATTGTCGGGCGATGTCGAAAAAGTCTTGACGTCGGATTCGATTCTGAGCAAAAAACCAACTGTACTGAAGCGCCTTGTGTCTGAAGTGCAGAGTCGTCAAGTTTCTGCTGTCGAGAGCTACAGTGGCTCCTTAAAGGCATTCTTTCAATATCTGAATCTTCGAGGATCAAGCAGCGATCAAAGTCACCATAGAGATACTGTGGATGTGACTCTTCGAATTTTATGCATCTTAAGCCGACATCTCGACCGTAAACTAGACAGCACTATTGACGACGAATTCATTCAAACTCTTAGTGATGCAACCGAGCGTACACCTTCAGGAGCTTGGCGTTCAATCACTCCGCAATTGTTCTCTTTAATGCAACATGGTCGGCCTTGGTTGCGAACTTTGGTTTGTAATCTTCTCGGTCGTTTGGCGTCCGAGTGGCCACAATTACTCGTCTTCCCAGTTGCAGTTGGTGCCGCTGGATTGGCTTGGTCTTGGTCAACTGACCCGATAa ATTTGAACGAGTCGGGCGACGAACCAGATGAAGCCAATGTCGAAGAAGCGAAAACTGAATTGTGTAGTGCTTCTGAATTGCAGACCGTGTATCAAGGAGTGATGGATGAGATGAAAATGCAAGTACCTGAAATGGTGCAGGACGTCCGGCTGTTATTGACCGAACTTCGTCGATTGGTGCTTCTATGGGATGAACTGTGGGTTGCGGTTTTGCAACAAATGCATCCGCAAGTGGAACAGTTGTTGCATAAATTGCAGTCACAAGcacagaaattaaataaaaagactgGATTGAATGATGCGGATAAAAAGGAGCTGctccaaaaacattttatcgTGCTATTCAAACCT gTTTTGTTGGTGCTCGAAGCTGTAGCCAAAATCACCAACCTTTCCCCACAGACCCCTCACGAAAACTGGTTCACCCAACGataca GTAAAACTATCAATGACGGCATCGAAAGTTTTAAAGAAGGATGTAATTCAGAACGTACCGTCGCTGAGCTATGGCTTCCGTTTAAGAACATGCTTCAACAATTGCAACATATAAACTATCGCCGCTCTGTTCTTAAATTGGACGATGTCAGTCCAGCTTTAAAACTGATGAAAG ataCAAAAATTCCGATGCCCGGGGTTAACGATAGCAAACAAGTACCtactttgtttattaaatatgTGGAGAATGTCATCATTGTCTTACCCACCAAAACTAaaccaaagaaatttgttttcgttggcACCAATGGCAAAAG gtatgCGTACCTATTTAAGGGTATGGAAGACTTGCATTTGGATCAACGGATAATGCAGGTATTATCACTGACAAATGTGCTCCTCTCCGACTCGAAAAATCGTTACCGTGCTCGTCATTACGGCGTAATTCCTCTGGGACCTCGCTCGGGACTGATTCAATGGGTTGAGGGTGTTACACCACTCTTTGCCCTTTACAAACGCTGGTTGCAGCGACAAGCTGCCAACATCGTacaaggaaaaggagaaaagg acaACACAGCCACATCCGTTCCTCGTCCGTCGGaactattttttaacaaactgACACCTTTGCTGGAAGCAGAGGGTCTGAGTGCGGATCCCCGCCAGCGTAATCAATGGCCGATCGAAATTCTACGTCGAGTGCAGGCAGAATTGATGGAAGAAACTCCAAAAGATCTAGTTGCACG AGAGTTATGGGCTGGTAGTTTGAACGCTGAGCAGTGGTGGTCGTCAACTTTGCGCTTCGGACAATCTTGCGCCGTAACTTCTGTGATAGGTTACACTATTGGACTCGGGGATCGTCATTTGGATAACGTTTTGGTTGATTTGCGCTGCGGAGAg GTTGTCCACATAGATTACAATGTTTGTTTCGAAAAAGGTCGACAACTTCGAGTTCCTGAAAATGTTCCGTTTAGAATGACGGCTAATATCCAACATGCGTTGGGAGTTGCCGGAACag GATTGGAAGGAACATTCCGCTTATCGTGCATTGATGTAATGAAAATGATGCGGGAAAATCGAGAGCTGTTCAAGATTCTGCTGGAACATTTTGTATATGATCCACTCATTGATTGGCGAACCCCACTTCCATCCACTTCACATGAATCAACGCTTATTCCACTTTATGTGGTGAATCCGGCTCTAGCAGCACAGTGTTCAATCCAGAAACGCATTGCCGAGACAGACTCTactttcaaactttttgagTTACGGATGTCGGAACTAGGCCCTGATTGGTCATTAAACCATGATGAAATGGTATCAATCCTCTCTTCGTTGAAagaatcttcttctgcttGGGGTGATATACATCAACAAATTGAAAG GTTACAGGAGGAAGTTCAAGACCTTCATCAGGATCGTCTTGTTCTGTTTGATGTTCGTTCAGACAAAAATCATGTTATGCGCCAACCGCAACAATTATCGAcgattcttcttcctctacGTACTGCTTGGGAAGGCGAGAAGAGCGTGCGAGCCGCTCTAAGAACACTGGTTGAAGACAATTCGAAGTGGACTCAACTCTACTTG ATGGCATTCTCTTCTTTGACATCGGGACAACTCAAACGATGGGCAGATGAAATAAATTGTCCTTCCCTATCAACCGACAATCACGAAACAGGATTTCCACTTGCAGTGGAGTTCTTGAATACGTCAGGACAAACTGCTTTGGCGCATCAAGGCCAATTATTAGATCAGCAG GTGCGATTATTCAGAGAAAATCAACAAGCAGCAGCGTCGGTGGTCATAAATTTGTTAGGAACTTATTCCTCTCTTGCTGTTCAATACCCTGCTAACAAGCTAGAAATTCACAG GAACCAGCTGTTTTCTACCTGGGCCAATGATCTCGAAGAGAACCTGAGTACAGAAACTTGCCAACGTTTGGTCGCGTCCTTCCAAGACCACTTCAATATTGATTCACCCGTTCTTTCAGCTAAACAACAGCGTATCGTCGACTTCAACTTTTCTCTTCGTCGGTTGCTTAATGAAGCTTCTATGCGTCTGCATCAGGCTTCATTACAATTGAAAGAAGATAACGGATTAAGCAGCTCTAACGAGCTGATGATG AAATCACAAGAGTTAATGAACCAACATCGTATTCTACATGGCCAGCAGCCTGTCAACTCAGCTGTACTTGAAAGCTTATATCATGTCTATCAAGAAATTGAACCGGCCCAATCTGCAGGATCGTTCGATACTGTAATGGTTGCTTGCAGTCAAGCTCATTACGTATCCGAATTAATGACGACAAACGACCCTGTAGATGATCCTATTTCCA ATGATGTCGCAGCTCTAAACCTGCTTAATCAGTTACATCAAGATATGCAAGAGTTCATATTTAACGGCTCAACAATAGTGCTCCCAGAATTGATCCGGTTGTTTGAATGCACTGACACCAGTGTTTTGCAGCTTCACGAAGAACTCGAAGCTCTTTGCATTGATATAAACCTCACTAAA ATGGAAATGACGCGATTGCGCTTCCAGGACTTGCTTGGAGAAGGAGGATGTGTTGAAGAGGAAATTCGTTTGACTCAAGGACAAATGCTACTTTTGTGTCTGAATGGTCTCTTTGAGAAAGTAGAAAATGGATTGATCAAATTGGCAAATCATTTGCAAAATATGCCGCCAGTAAAAAACAACGTGGAACTTCTTGAAGATGCCCAACATAGAATG GAGTCGGAGTTATTCGATAACTTGGAAGACACTCTTATGGGCCAACGTCTCATGTTGATGATGTCGCTCTTTCAAAGCTGCTCAGATTGGTCAGAAGGATTTCAAACGGGCCAGATTTCTCGTGAACTGCAACAGGATTCGTTTGTTGATAAATTCCAAAGAATGGCGAGCACTTGGATGGTTCAATTTCTATCCGGTGCAACTTCTTTCTGCGTTGTTCGCCTTTGCATCCATTTGGCTGACGAGTCAACGAGTACCGAAAACGGTCCCTCAACTTCTATCGAAGATTTAATTGCAATTAAAAGAAGCTCAATGAAATCGCAAGACTTAAATGAAGAGCTGCTTGATGAGGCCTCCGAACTGGTACATTCAATCGGTGAGCAGTGGCGTAAATCCGAACTGGTCAAGTTAGCACACCAACGACAAGAGATTGATCAGTCTCTAGCCCAATTACTACAGCAGCAATTGTCTGCCCATTCATGGTTACATGACACAAATGCGGGCATCAATTCGACGTGTGGCCTATTTATTCACAATTTGAAACAATCACTTTCGGTTTTATTGTCGCAATCTCCTCAGTTGACAGAATTTCACCAACAAGTGACGCAATTGGCCACTCAAGTAGAGCAGCGTCTCAAATGGGCCGTGGGGGCGAATTCCAGTCTTCTCAAG GTTCTCAATGAATTCACCGAACTCCATAACAAATGCCTCCAGCGGTTACAGTCACTCTCTTCACTGGCCACTGCCCTGGCAAGTGTCAGCAGTGCTATTTTGCATTACGAGTCTTTCCGCACGAGAACTCCCGAGGCACTTACCGTAGACTCTACTTTTGTTCAA TTGCTGTCTCAATGTCAAGACGTTTGCTTGCTGAAGGATTGCGGTACCAATGGACGATTGACCGACGCTGAAGTACGATTGGCCCAACGTATCAATGTAGGAGAACAAGGTGCCACTGAAGACTGGATTAACCagacagaaaaatatattactg ataaAATTCTCGCATCTAAAGATCGGATGAATGAACTGGTGTCGAAACAATCTACACGAGTTGAGGAGTTACATGAGTTGAACGCCATCATGCGAAATCAATTGGCCGTTCACCATCAACTTATATCGGATGTGCGCTCCGTATTGAAAATCATGGCTAAA TGTGAAACGGAGGATGGATCGGTTTCTCAATATTTGGAGAAGTATCGCCAGTTTTCGGAATGTTGTTCGTCAGTATCGCGTCATTTGGCCGCCAAAGATTATGATTCTAAGAAGATGGGTGAAATTCAATCTGAAATTGGCAGTTTACAGGACATGACAA gcGATATCTACAATGGGTTGCGGCAGTTGTGTGGAGTTCTAACTAAAACTGAACAACCAATCAGGAAATCTAATGAAG taAACGCTATCGCTGCTTCAATTTGGCATCGTGTGCGGCTGAAACTGGAAGGACGAGATCCTGATCCGAACAAGCAACTCACCGTTGAAGAACAa GTTGACGCCATTATCGAAGAAGCTACAAATGTGGACAATCTGGCCCTGCTCTACGAGGGTTGGACACCTTGGGTGTGA